A window of the Gossypium hirsutum isolate 1008001.06 chromosome A03, Gossypium_hirsutum_v2.1, whole genome shotgun sequence genome harbors these coding sequences:
- the LOC107927961 gene encoding pentatricopeptide repeat-containing protein At5g39710: MPFPNLHIHRSLSSLSSPFSDAILADKALTFLKRHPYQLNSLSSNFTPEAASFLLLKSQNDQTLILNFLKWAHPYPFFTPRCKCLALHILTKFKLYKSAQSLAEDLAVHTPDPKGNFVFQCLKETYHLCASSSAVIDLVVKSYAHLKFIDKAINIVNLAKINGLMPGVLSYNAILDAVIRCKKPVRFAEEVFEEMVRNGVSPNVFTYNILIRGFCSAGNLDMGLGFFSEMERDGCLPNVVTYNTLIDAHCKLKKIDDAFKLFRAMALKGLKPNLITYNVIINGLCREGRIKETSEVLHEMSQKGFVADEVTYNTLVNGYCKDGNFHQALVLHAEMVRNGLTPNVVTYTSLINSMCKAGNMNRAMEFFERMHVRGLRPNERTYTTLVNGFCQQGLLNEAFRVLNEMVKNGFSPSLVTYNALINGHCMLGKVEEGLKMIEDMIEKGIAPDIVSYSTIISGFCRYRDLEKAFQMKQEMVEKGLKLDAVTYSSLIQGLCEQSRLAEACDLFQEMLNAGVTPDEFTYTTLIYAYCKDGDIKTAFHLHDEMVQKGFLPDVVTYSVLINGLNKQARTREAKRLLLKLFYDESVPSDVMYNTLIENCGNIEFKSAVALIKGFCMKGLMNEADRVFESMLQRNHNPDEAAYNVIIHGHCRGGNIQKAHDLYKEMVKIGFVPHTVTVIALVKALFMVGKTDELSQVITNILRSCKLTDAELAKILVEINHKEGNMDAAFNVLTEMAKDGLLPKSG, translated from the coding sequence ATGCCCTTCCCAAACCTCCATATTCACCGTTCTCTCTCTTCTCTTTCGTCTCCCTTCTCCGACGCCATCCTCGCCGACAAAGCTTTAACTTTCCTCAAACGCCACCCTTACCAGCTAAATTCCCTCTCTTCCAATTTTACCCCCGAAGCAGCTTCTTTTTTACTACTCAAGTCCCAAAACGACCAAACCCTAATCCTAAATTTCCTAAAATGGGCGCACCCTTACCCGTTCTTCACCCCTCGCTGCAAATGCCTCGCCCTCCACATCCTCACCAAATTCAAGCTCTACAAATCAGCACAGTCCTTAGCAGAGGACCTCGCCGTCCATACGCCCGATCCGAAGGGCAATTTCGTCTTTCAGTGCCTTAAAGAAACTTACCATTTGTGTGCTTCGAGCTCCGCGGTAATCGACTTGGTGGTAAAATCTTATGCCCATTTGAAGTTCATCGATAAGGctattaacattgttaatttagctaaaattaaTGGTCTCATGCCTGGGGTTTTATCTTACAATGCTATTTTGGACGCCGTGATTAGATGTAAAAAGCCCGTTAGGTTTGCTGAGGAAGTTTTTGAAGAAATGGTTAGAAATGGGGTTTCACCAAATGTATTTACTTATAACATTTTGATTAGGGGTTTTTGCTCGGCAGGGAATTTGGatatgggtttagggtttttcagTGAAATGGAGAGGGATGGCTGTTTGCCTAATGTGGTTACTTATAACACGTTAATCGATGCACACTGTAAGTTGAAGAAGATCGATGATGCATTTAAGTTGTTTAGGGCAATGGCATTAAAGGGTTTGAAGCCGAATTTGATTACTTATAACGTAATCATCAATGGGTTGTGTAGAGAAGGTAGGATAAAGGAGACGAGTGAGGTGCTTCACGAGATGAGTCAGAAAGGTTTCGTTGCGGATGAGGTTACTTATAATACACTCGTGAATGGATATTGTAAAGATGGTAATTTTCATCAAGCACTTGTTTTGCATGCCGAGATGGTGAGGAATGGCTTAACTCCGAACGTCGTTACTTATACTTCGTTGATTAATAGTATGTGCAAAGCTGGGAATATGAACAGAGCAATGGAGTTCTTTGAACGGATGCATGTTAGAGGACTTCGTCCTAATGAGAGAACATATACTACTTTAGTAAATGGGTTCTGCCAGCAAGGACTTTTAAACGAAGCGTTTCGAGTACTAAATGAAATGGTTAAAAACGGATTTTCACCTTCGTTAGTCACTTATAATGCTCTTATTAATGGGCATTGTATGCTTGGAAAGGTGGAAGAGGGTTTAAAAATGATAGAAGATATGATAGAGAAAGGTATAGCTCCGGACATAGTAAGTTATAGTACAATTATTTCTGGTTTTTGTAGATACCGGGATTTGGAGAAGGCGTTCCAAATGAAGCAGGAGATGGTCGAGAAAGGACTTAAACTGGATGCGGTTACATATTCATCACTGATTCAGGGTCTGTGTGAGCAAAGTAGACTTGCTGAAGCTTGTGATCTTTTCCAGGAGATGCTGAATGCAGGTGTGACTCCTGATGAGTTTACGTATACTACGTTAATTTATGCTTATTGCAAAGACGGGGATATAAAGACGGCTTTTCATTTGCATGATGAAATGGTTCAGAAGGGCTTCCTTCCTGATGTTGTTACTTATAGTGTGCTTATTAATGGTCTCAATAAACAAGCTAGGACAAGGGAAGCAAAAAGGCTTTTGCTCAAATTGTTTTATGATGAATCTGTCCCGAGTGATGTCATGTATAATACGCTGATAGAGAATTGCGGCAACATCGAATTTAAAAGTGCTGTAGCTCTTATAAAAGGATTTTGTATGAAGGGTTTGATGAATGAAGCTGATCGAGTTTTTGAGTCAATGCTTCAGAGAAACCATAACCCTGACGAAGCTGCATATAATGTTATCATACATGGTCATTGTAGAGGTGGGAATATTCAGAAGGCGCATGATCTATACAAGGAAATGGTGAAGATAGGTTTTGTTCCtcatactgttactgttattgcTCTGGTTAAAGCGCTATTCATGGTTGGCAAGACCGATGAGTTAAGTCAAGTCATAACAAACATACTTAGAAGCTGTAAACTTACTGATGCTGAGCTTGCTAAAATACTTGTTGAAATAAACCATAAAGAAGGGAACATGGATGCTGCTTTCAATGTACTTACTGAAATGGCCAAGGATGGCCTCCTTCCAAAAAGTGGCTGA
- the LOC107927962 gene encoding protein ALP1-like, which produces MDETFLLMLSNLLHLHNSLDPTTSLLSPSSSSSPPTSSPSPSSPSSLLSSSSPAPLLFFTLASLLSFLATSSKNGSLDSSPSSKKREPNSSPSPPPSSSSHFSVAAFRALSTDHIWSMDAPIRDAEWRSLYGLSYPVFTTVVEKLKPFITASNLSLPSDYAVAMVLSRLCHGYSAKTIASRSSLDPYIVSKITNMVTRLLATKLYPEFIKIPVSRRRLVETTQGFEELTSLPNICGAIDGSPIKVRGLKLDRNSMSSYKCKYGYDSVLLQVVADHRKIFWDVCVKAPGGADDATHFRDSLLYNRLTSGDIVWDKVINVRGHHVRPYIVGDWCYPLLSFLMTPFSPDGAGTPAQNLFDGMLMKGRSVVVEAIGLLKTRWKILQDLNVGLNHAPQTIVACCVLHNLCQIAREPEPAVQKDPDETGAPARVLESEKQFYYFGESLRQALADDLHQRLSSR; this is translated from the coding sequence ATGGATGAAACATTCTTGCTCATGTTATCAAATCTCCTCCACCTTCACAACTCTCTTGATCCCACCACTTCCCTTCTttccccttcttcttcttcttctcctcctaCTTCATCTCCTTCCCCTTCTTCTCCATCTTCTCTTCTTTCATCTTCTTCGCCTGCTCCTCTCCTCTTCTTCACTCTCGCTTCTCTCCTTTCTTTCCTCGCTACTTCTTCTAAGAACGGGTCATTGGATTCTTCTCCTTCGTCGAAGAAAAGGGAACCCAATTCATCGCCTTCTCCTCCTCCGTCGTCTTCTTCTCACTTCTCCGTCGCCGCATTCCGTGCTCTCTCGACCGACCATATTTGGTCCATGGATGCCCCGATACGTGACGCTGAGTGGCGGTCCTTGTATGGGTTATCCTACCCTGTTTTCACCACCGTGGTTGAGAAACTCAAGCCTTTTATAACCGCTTCGAATCTTTCACTTCCTTCTGATTATGCTGTAGCTATGGTCCTTTCTCGTCTCTGCCATGGTTACTCTGCTAAAACCATCGCTTCCCGTTCTTCTTTGGACCCTTACATCGTTTCCAAAATCACTAACATGGTGACTCGGCTTTTGGCTACTAAGCTGTACCCAGAGTTTATCAAGATCCCTGTTTCTCGTCGTAGATTGGTTGAGACTACCCAAGGGTTCGAGGAGCTTACTTCATTGCCCAACATTTGTGGTGCTATTGATGGGAGTCCGATTAAGGTCCGTGGGTTGAAACTTGATAGGAATTCGATGAGTTCTTATAAATGCAAATATGGGTATGATTCAGTTTTGCTTCAGGTTGTTGCTGATCATAGAAAAATTTTCTGGGATGTTTGTGTTAAAGCTCCTGGTGGGGCAGATGATGCTACTCATTTTAGAGATAGTTTGTTGTATAATAGGCTTACTTCAGGTGATATTGTTTGGGATAAAGTGATTAATGTTAGGGGTCATCATGTTAGGCCTTATATTGTTGGAGATTGGTGTTATCCTTTATTGTCGTTTTTGATGACACCCTTTTCTCCTGATGGGGCCGGGACTCCAGCACAGAATTTGTTCGATGGGATGTTGATGAAAGGGAGGTCTGTGGTGGTTGAAGCAATTGGGTTACTTAAAACTAGGTGGAAAATTCTTCAAGATTTGAATGTGGGGCTTAATCATGCACCGCAAACAATTGTTGCTTGTTGCGTGTTGCATAATTTGTGTCAGATTGCAAGAGAGCCTGAGCCTGCGGTTCAAAAGGATCCCGATGAAACTGGGGCTCCGGCGAGGGTGCTTGAGAGTGAGAAGCAGTTCTATTATTTCGGGGAAAGTTTGAGACAGGCATTGGCAGACGATTTGCACCAAAGGCTTTCTTCCCGATAA
- the LOC121222241 gene encoding zinc finger protein ZOP1, whose amino-acid sequence MTEYWVSQGNKWCDFCKIFISNNPSSIRNHELGQRHKENVAKRLTTMRKESAAKEKEQKDAARALEQIEAKAKRSYQKDVASFEARDSSDQALDSQEDWDYDSSSGYYYNQNNGLYFDPKSGFYYSDAIGRWVTQEEAYSKVQASSNTKSRDPILKKPFPTSETGPVADSKSVAKSQNKTAPGPVISATLNPMRSVKGASSSLAVKRKRQDEKPKAVSKEEAAALKAREAAKKRVEEREKPLLGLYKGSR is encoded by the exons ATGACTGAG TATTGGGTGAGTCAGGGAAACAAATGGTGTGATTTCTGCAAAATTTTCATATCGAATAACCCATCGAGTATTCGAAACCATGAGCTTGGTCAACGGCACAAAGAGAATGTTGCTAAGAGACTTACTACTATGCGAAAAGAGAGTGCAGCCAAAGAGAAGGAACAGAAAGACGCTGCTCGTGCTCTTGAACAGATCGAAGCT AAAGCTAAGCGGAGCTATCAGAAGGACGTTGCTAGTTTTGAGGCGAGAGATTCTAGTGACCAAGCATTAGACAGTCAAGAAG ATTGGGACTATGACAGTAGCTCGGGTTATTACTACAATCAAAACAATGGGTTATACTTTGATCCAAAGTCAGGATTTTACTATTCTGATGCTATAG GCAGGTGGGTGACACAGGAAGAGGCATACTCCAAGGTTCAAGCTTCATCAAATACTAAATCAAGAGATCCTATTTTGAAAAAGCCATTTCCAACTTCAGAGACGGGACCAGTTGCAGATAGCAAAAGTGTCGCTAAAAGTCAAAACAAGACCGCACCAGGGCCTGTCATTTCCGCTACTTTAAATCCCATGAGATCTGTTAAAGGTGCTTCATCCTCACTTGCTGTTAAGAGAAAAAGACAAGATGAAAAACCCAAGGCTGTATCTAAAGAAGAGGCGGCTGCACTCAAAGCAAGGGAAGCTGCAAAGAAGAGAGTTGAAGAGAGAGAGAAACCATTGCTTGGTTTGTACAAGGGATCTCGTTGA